A region from the Kineothrix sp. IPX-CK genome encodes:
- a CDS encoding amino acid ABC transporter permease — protein sequence MGKIFDVEFMIEIIPDILKGIPYTLTLAVVSFIIGLFIGLIGALIKIYRVPVLRLFTGLYVSFFRGTPLIVQILLFYYGVPILLRIINQKFGTSFDVSAVPAMVFMLVAFSVSAGAYLTESIRAAIISVDKGQLESAYSVGMNTTQAMIRIVLPQAIKVALPVFANFFIGLLKDTSLAFAASVTEIMGQAKIEAGRASRFFEAYIDAALIYWAICIVFEFLVAKLEKNVRRNERGMAK from the coding sequence ATGGGAAAAATATTTGATGTGGAGTTCATGATAGAGATTATCCCGGATATTCTCAAGGGAATTCCTTATACGCTGACACTTGCGGTAGTTTCATTTATTATCGGGCTTTTTATAGGATTAATAGGGGCGCTGATCAAGATTTACAGGGTTCCTGTGCTGCGGCTTTTTACAGGATTATATGTGTCCTTCTTTAGAGGGACACCCCTGATCGTACAAATCTTATTGTTTTATTATGGTGTCCCTATTTTGCTAAGGATCATTAATCAGAAATTCGGAACCTCTTTCGATGTATCGGCTGTGCCGGCCATGGTTTTTATGCTGGTGGCTTTTTCGGTCAGCGCCGGTGCCTATTTAACCGAATCCATTCGTGCGGCAATTATTTCCGTGGATAAGGGGCAATTGGAGTCCGCATACTCGGTTGGGATGAATACCACGCAAGCGATGATCCGGATAGTACTTCCGCAGGCCATAAAGGTTGCACTTCCCGTGTTTGCCAATTTCTTCATCGGCCTGCTAAAGGATACATCGTTAGCTTTTGCCGCTTCCGTAACTGAGATTATGGGGCAGGCTAAGATTGAGGCAGGAAGGGCATCTCGTTTCTTTGAGGCATATATCGATGCTGCGCTTATTTACTGGGCGATATGTATTGTATTTGAATTTTTGGTAGCAAAACTGGAAAAAAATGTTCGAAGGAACGAGAGAGGTATGGCCAAATGA
- a CDS encoding transporter substrate-binding domain-containing protein has protein sequence MKKKIVLGALLIAMAGIFGGCGKAESETAAKSAEETSAPEEINESEAEAGEAEAAENEETQTAEETAGDEVITVSVGTMGTYSPFSYVDENDYLTGYDIEVLRKVEEVDPSLHFEFTTGPWESLFVGLDSDKFQMLANQISGTDERREKYYLTENPYHTAVNQLIVKKGRTDINGFEDLVGKKIGLTVGDAHNIEAEKWNEENGNSLTLVYYEEDITTLLQEIVNGKIDATLNDPAVAISKAEIQGLDVEPVGERLSETPVFFIFKQDELGKTLQEKIDAALGQLIESGELSTLSTEWFEADYTPQGK, from the coding sequence ATGAAAAAAAAGATTGTTTTAGGAGCATTATTAATTGCTATGGCAGGAATATTCGGAGGATGCGGTAAAGCAGAGAGCGAAACAGCTGCAAAAAGTGCCGAAGAAACTTCTGCTCCGGAAGAGATAAATGAATCAGAAGCGGAAGCTGGTGAGGCAGAAGCAGCAGAAAATGAAGAAACGCAAACCGCCGAGGAGACAGCAGGGGATGAGGTAATCACAGTTTCTGTAGGAACGATGGGAACATACAGTCCTTTTAGCTATGTAGATGAAAATGACTATCTGACAGGATATGATATTGAAGTTCTTCGCAAGGTGGAAGAGGTAGATCCCAGCCTGCATTTTGAATTTACTACAGGACCATGGGAGTCATTATTTGTAGGACTGGATTCTGATAAATTCCAGATGCTTGCGAATCAGATATCCGGCACAGACGAACGCAGGGAGAAATATTATCTGACAGAGAATCCTTATCATACGGCTGTGAATCAGTTGATCGTAAAAAAGGGAAGAACCGATATTAACGGATTTGAAGATCTGGTTGGAAAGAAGATCGGCCTTACAGTCGGCGATGCACATAATATCGAAGCGGAAAAATGGAACGAAGAAAATGGGAATTCTTTAACACTTGTATATTACGAGGAAGACATTACAACTCTTCTTCAGGAAATCGTAAATGGAAAAATCGATGCAACATTGAACGATCCTGCTGTTGCAATCAGCAAAGCAGAAATCCAGGGTCTGGATGTAGAACCGGTCGGTGAGCGGCTTTCAGAAACTCCTGTATTTTTTATCTTTAAACAGGATGAGCTTGGAAAGACTCTTCAGGAGAAAATAGACGCTGCATTGGGACAGCTGATTGAAAGCGGAGAATTGTCAACGCTCTCAACGGAATGGTTTGAGGCTGATTATACACCACAGGGTAAATAG
- a CDS encoding amino acid ABC transporter ATP-binding protein, which translates to MIDIRGVQKSFKNTVVLKGVNLTVEEGETVALIGSSGSGKSTLLRCINLLETPDQGSIAIGDYKFKAHDISRHTKKEVRKRTGMVFQSFGLFENKTALENVTEALIVVQKKKKAEAIEIGRFYLDKVGMLNRASYYPTALSGGQKQRVAIARALALNPQIILFDEPTSALDPELVQEVLQVIKQASDDRMTMLIVTHEMDFAREVSDKVAFMDDGIVLEVAPPEKLFFHPENERTKQFIDRYMQRFSYTI; encoded by the coding sequence ATGATAGATATTAGAGGAGTACAAAAGTCATTTAAGAATACCGTAGTCCTGAAAGGGGTCAATCTGACAGTGGAGGAAGGAGAGACCGTTGCCCTTATCGGCTCCAGCGGTTCCGGTAAATCGACGCTGCTCAGATGTATTAATTTATTGGAGACACCGGATCAAGGCAGTATTGCGATCGGTGATTATAAGTTCAAAGCACATGATATTTCGAGACATACAAAAAAAGAAGTAAGAAAAAGAACAGGTATGGTTTTCCAAAGTTTCGGACTTTTTGAAAATAAGACTGCGCTGGAAAATGTGACAGAAGCCTTAATAGTAGTACAAAAAAAGAAGAAGGCCGAGGCCATCGAGATCGGGCGGTTTTACCTTGACAAAGTAGGTATGCTCAATCGGGCCAGTTACTATCCGACAGCGTTATCGGGCGGACAGAAGCAGCGAGTGGCGATTGCGAGAGCGTTGGCACTTAACCCTCAGATAATTTTATTTGACGAGCCTACTTCTGCCCTGGACCCAGAGCTCGTTCAAGAGGTTTTGCAGGTGATTAAACAGGCATCCGATGACAGGATGACTATGCTGATCGTTACACACGAAATGGATTTTGCAAGGGAGGTTTCCGATAAGGTGGCATTTATGGATGATGGCATCGTGTTAGAGGTGGCGCCTCCGGAAAAGTTGTTTTTTCATCCGGAGAATGAGAGAACAAAACAATTTATTGACAGATATATGCAAAGATTCAGTTATACAATATAG
- a CDS encoding mycofactocin-coupled SDR family oxidoreductase: protein MAREFEGKTVFITGAAKGQGRAVALGFAKEGANIIAFDLGERISYPAYNKSSNEDLEKLKGEVEKLGAEIVIFGGDVRKEEDVKEAVSRGIKEFKKIDILFSNAGIAAYGYSYELTLEQWEAMIDINLKGGWLVSKHIIPHMIEQNSGVIIYNSSIAGLRGMNRMSHYAASKHGLIGLARSQAIELAPHGIRVVTLHPTGVNTPMNDGLAQMEGSTPLEIAERSAGNLLPVPWVETEDVVESVKFIASDKARYITGSQFVLDAGLLTR from the coding sequence ATGGCAAGAGAATTCGAAGGAAAAACAGTTTTTATTACCGGAGCCGCAAAGGGACAAGGACGGGCGGTTGCCTTAGGCTTCGCCAAAGAGGGCGCAAATATCATCGCCTTTGATTTGGGGGAGAGGATATCTTATCCTGCTTATAACAAGTCATCCAATGAGGACCTGGAAAAGTTAAAAGGAGAGGTAGAAAAGTTAGGCGCAGAAATTGTGATCTTTGGTGGTGATGTACGAAAGGAAGAGGATGTTAAGGAGGCTGTTTCAAGAGGAATAAAGGAATTCAAAAAAATCGATATCCTTTTCAGCAATGCGGGAATTGCCGCTTATGGCTATTCGTATGAGCTTACGCTGGAGCAGTGGGAGGCTATGATCGATATTAATCTTAAGGGCGGGTGGCTTGTTTCCAAACATATTATCCCCCATATGATCGAACAAAATAGCGGTGTGATTATTTATAATTCATCGATCGCCGGCTTAAGGGGAATGAACAGAATGAGCCATTATGCGGCATCTAAGCATGGGCTCATCGGTCTGGCAAGATCGCAGGCGATTGAGCTGGCGCCACATGGAATACGCGTTGTTACGCTTCATCCCACAGGAGTTAATACTCCTATGAACGATGGGCTCGCACAGATGGAAGGATCTACACCGTTGGAAATTGCAGAGCGTTCCGCAGGAAATCTTCTGCCGGTGCCATGGGTGGAAACAGAAGATGTGGTAGAGTCGGTGAAGTTTATTGCAAGTGATAAAGCGAGATATATAACGGGAAGCCAGTTTGTGTTGGATGCCGGACTGCTTACAAGATAG
- a CDS encoding sensor histidine kinase, whose translation MKLLTYILFVIIKQVSNKSRKRMNSKIFMMYLCVPIANLGIMLLTYYSGLEFSEKLSMRLLMSVCFALMLLGNILIFYAFNRYSEEMSLNMRQEVTIVRQNADLSYYAHVQETNEKYKEFIHNTSHYLKTIGELARKNQNDSILDIIYELNVELENSAMAIYSENHVINAILNEKEAQCIKEGILFDVYAEPGTHMGSVADVDMITMLGNLLDNAICAARQGKKERYVRTRIFMQNDCSFCVVKITNDFGGEIIRSEKGFVSTKKEKGIHGIGIQSVKNTAEKYNGYLECFIEKDIFTAILVLPAI comes from the coding sequence ATGAAATTACTGACATATATTTTATTCGTGATCATAAAGCAGGTATCGAATAAGTCCAGAAAGAGAATGAATAGTAAAATCTTTATGATGTATTTATGTGTTCCGATAGCAAATCTGGGAATTATGCTGCTTACCTATTATTCGGGCTTGGAATTTAGTGAAAAGCTTTCGATGAGACTTTTAATGTCTGTGTGCTTTGCACTTATGCTGCTTGGAAATATTCTCATATTTTATGCATTTAACCGGTACTCGGAAGAGATGTCCCTGAATATGAGACAAGAGGTAACGATCGTCCGTCAGAATGCAGATTTAAGTTATTATGCCCACGTACAGGAAACGAATGAAAAATACAAGGAGTTTATTCATAATACCAGCCATTATCTTAAAACAATAGGGGAACTCGCAAGGAAAAATCAAAATGACAGCATTTTAGACATTATATATGAATTAAACGTGGAACTGGAAAATAGTGCAATGGCCATATATAGTGAGAATCATGTTATAAATGCTATTTTGAATGAAAAAGAAGCTCAGTGTATCAAGGAAGGTATTCTTTTTGACGTGTATGCCGAACCGGGGACGCATATGGGAAGCGTTGCTGATGTAGATATGATAACTATGCTGGGTAATTTACTGGATAATGCGATATGTGCGGCGCGGCAGGGGAAAAAAGAACGATATGTCAGAACCCGTATTTTTATGCAGAATGATTGCAGCTTTTGTGTGGTGAAGATCACAAATGATTTTGGAGGAGAGATCATTCGCAGTGAGAAGGGGTTTGTTTCGACCAAGAAGGAAAAGGGAATTCATGGAATAGGCATTCAAAGTGTGAAAAATACTGCGGAGAAGTATAATGGATATCTGGAATGTTTTATTGAAAAAGATATTTTCACAGCTATTCTGGTTTTGCCTGCAATATAG
- a CDS encoding LytR/AlgR family response regulator transcription factor translates to MYYVAICDDDKRFVQYVKRIILSSGLDESEVFFYEYYSGEELIEKCKTQDNIDLLILDMQMKKINGDETAKQFRIRFPMSILVFCSGSCQPTVKCFEAAPFRYLLKEYTDKRMQQEMKIIIREMKNKKTEPYIVGNRHYNTVKLKPEEILYIAIARRGSNIYACPNIKKYDFENNITCKERVDELYPILKDYGFAYAHNSYIVNLKYIRRKTTTELELVDGTILSIARSKEKELRVELARSMARKY, encoded by the coding sequence ATGTACTATGTGGCAATTTGTGATGACGATAAGAGATTTGTTCAGTATGTAAAAAGGATAATTTTAAGCAGTGGTCTTGATGAAAGCGAAGTTTTTTTCTATGAATATTATTCAGGGGAGGAATTAATAGAAAAATGTAAAACACAGGATAATATTGATTTGCTTATACTGGATATGCAAATGAAGAAAATTAATGGAGATGAAACGGCCAAACAGTTTAGGATAAGGTTTCCCATGTCAATTTTAGTGTTTTGTTCCGGCAGCTGTCAGCCAACCGTAAAATGTTTTGAAGCAGCCCCTTTTCGTTATTTGCTGAAGGAATATACGGACAAGCGCATGCAGCAGGAAATGAAAATAATTATCCGGGAGATGAAAAATAAAAAGACGGAACCGTACATTGTTGGAAACCGGCATTATAATACAGTAAAGTTAAAACCGGAGGAAATATTATATATAGCAATTGCCAGACGCGGAAGTAACATCTATGCCTGCCCTAATATTAAAAAATATGATTTCGAAAACAACATAACATGCAAAGAAAGAGTGGATGAATTATATCCCATACTAAAAGATTACGGTTTTGCGTATGCCCATAATAGCTACATTGTAAATTTAAAATACATCAGGAGAAAAACGACGACAGAATTAGAACTGGTAGATGGCACTATTTTATCTATTGCGCGTTCGAAGGAAAAAGAACTCAGAGTCGAACTGGCAAGGAGCATGGCCAGGAAATATTGA
- a CDS encoding L-serine ammonia-lyase, iron-sulfur-dependent, subunit alpha, which produces MLELYPDFYNDVFGPIMQPGSSSHTAGPCRIGYVASCLLDAPLKQIQVYLDPDGSFAGTFGWMNEDLGMLAGAYGFLPEEEKIFDIRQILSEEGIPYRFDFEKIAESSHPNAVKFVLTDRNDEQAVLVGNSIGGGMIEVVWAMGIPISFKGDKELVLQGNRRQYVLKPILPVITTERKKPQLFADFEEWIRISEVNHQSLWETALVYEENSSGWGRGEIVEYMRKIQRLLKRQTDYIDEAQEQLLETPFSGYHFRKWENYCKQSPPAVGGVITNALTYSYRAQAFRRGVQIVPGPMGTGGGYLYSAVRAVMEARHLSEEDVLHGLFVAAGVGVICYTRSEPTGETTGCAGECGVCSAMAAAAITEMSSGTPSQVESAASLALQAAIGWPCDPIPGGNNQPCFSRFTTAITMAITFSDLALSGREGVIPFHEVVDVMDSVGREMPAGLKCTAQGGLCASPEAAECKRRFISATGLI; this is translated from the coding sequence ATGTTAGAATTGTATCCGGATTTTTATAATGATGTTTTTGGGCCGATTATGCAGCCCGGCTCGAGTTCTCACACAGCCGGTCCGTGCAGGATCGGCTATGTTGCGTCCTGTCTGCTGGATGCGCCGCTGAAGCAGATACAGGTGTATCTGGATCCGGATGGCTCTTTTGCCGGAACTTTTGGATGGATGAATGAAGACCTGGGAATGCTTGCTGGTGCTTATGGTTTTTTGCCTGAGGAGGAAAAGATATTTGATATCAGGCAGATTTTAAGTGAAGAGGGCATCCCTTATCGTTTTGATTTCGAGAAGATAGCGGAAAGCTCTCATCCAAATGCAGTCAAATTTGTTCTGACAGACAGGAACGATGAGCAGGCAGTGCTTGTCGGTAATTCCATCGGAGGCGGAATGATAGAGGTTGTATGGGCTATGGGCATCCCGATATCCTTTAAAGGGGATAAAGAATTAGTGCTCCAAGGAAACCGCAGGCAGTACGTCCTTAAACCGATCTTGCCTGTTATTACGACGGAAAGAAAAAAGCCCCAGCTTTTCGCAGATTTTGAAGAATGGATCCGGATCTCGGAAGTAAATCATCAAAGCTTGTGGGAAACCGCACTTGTATATGAAGAGAATTCCTCCGGATGGGGCAGAGGAGAGATTGTAGAGTACATGAGAAAAATCCAGCGGCTGCTCAAAAGGCAGACAGATTACATAGATGAAGCGCAGGAACAGCTTTTGGAAACACCTTTTTCCGGTTATCATTTTCGTAAGTGGGAGAATTATTGTAAACAATCGCCTCCGGCTGTTGGAGGTGTTATTACGAACGCGTTGACATACTCATATCGCGCTCAGGCATTCAGGAGAGGTGTTCAAATCGTACCGGGGCCTATGGGAACCGGAGGAGGATATTTGTATTCTGCCGTAAGAGCGGTTATGGAGGCAAGGCATCTGTCCGAGGAAGATGTCTTGCATGGATTGTTTGTTGCCGCGGGTGTAGGAGTAATCTGTTATACGAGGTCGGAACCCACCGGCGAAACAACAGGGTGTGCCGGGGAATGCGGTGTCTGTTCAGCCATGGCGGCAGCAGCGATAACAGAAATGTCCAGCGGAACTCCAAGTCAGGTGGAAAGCGCGGCGTCATTAGCATTACAGGCAGCCATCGGCTGGCCCTGCGATCCGATACCGGGCGGAAATAATCAGCCATGCTTTAGCAGATTTACTACGGCTATAACAATGGCAATTACATTTTCTGACCTTGCCTTGTCGGGAAGGGAAGGTGTAATACCTTTTCATGAGGTTGTAGACGTGATGGACAGCGTGGGGAGAGAAATGCCAGCTGGCCTTAAGTGTACTGCACAAGGGGGGCTGTGCGCTTCGCCCGAGGCGGCAGAATGTAAAAGGAGGTTTATTTCTGCGACGGGTTTAATATAA
- a CDS encoding amidohydrolase, which translates to MDKDWKEIFCWFHEHPELGYQEYDTTRKIKEILQKDGIEIVKTGLSTGLIAVVRGSKKGKNVAFRADIDALPIEEQTGLSYTSVHSGIMHACGHDFHITTALAAAERLHEKRKEISGNVFFIFQPAEEVADGAKTVIQTGVLKEVDEYYAFHADPALPTGTIGLKKGTIMAAVDQFKVTIKGKDAHAAMPHLGNNPIPVMAQMMLVLQTSVPQKVPAIHPSVLSFTQICAGNTWNVIPESGFFQGTMRSILFRERKEMKERFFTIVQEFATMNDMQVRIEWHEGPAPIVNDEGLCDTIERIAKKNHFSIKHVETNMISDDFSCYLEANEKAAGMYLKVGTGEGHPLHNSGFTVDIAAIEIAAGLLTDILLEAVR; encoded by the coding sequence ATGGACAAGGATTGGAAGGAAATATTCTGCTGGTTCCATGAACATCCGGAGCTGGGATATCAAGAATATGATACAACACGGAAAATCAAAGAAATTCTTCAAAAGGACGGTATCGAGATAGTAAAGACCGGCCTTTCGACAGGATTGATTGCAGTAGTGCGCGGGAGTAAGAAGGGAAAGAACGTCGCTTTCAGGGCGGATATCGATGCATTGCCGATAGAAGAGCAAACAGGGCTTTCTTATACTTCCGTCCATAGCGGCATCATGCATGCCTGCGGTCATGATTTTCATATAACGACAGCACTTGCAGCAGCAGAACGTCTGCATGAAAAAAGAAAAGAGATATCGGGAAACGTATTTTTTATTTTTCAGCCTGCGGAAGAGGTGGCAGATGGTGCCAAAACAGTAATACAAACAGGAGTGCTGAAGGAAGTGGACGAGTATTATGCTTTTCATGCAGATCCGGCACTTCCGACAGGAACGATCGGGCTGAAAAAGGGAACCATTATGGCAGCCGTTGATCAGTTTAAGGTTACCATAAAGGGAAAGGACGCGCATGCGGCAATGCCCCATTTGGGAAATAATCCCATACCTGTGATGGCGCAGATGATGCTTGTCTTACAGACATCAGTGCCTCAAAAGGTTCCGGCTATCCATCCCAGTGTACTTAGCTTTACGCAGATATGCGCCGGGAATACATGGAATGTAATTCCAGAGAGCGGCTTTTTTCAAGGTACGATGCGCAGCATACTCTTTCGGGAAAGAAAAGAGATGAAAGAACGTTTTTTTACTATTGTTCAGGAATTTGCAACGATGAACGATATGCAGGTGCGTATCGAATGGCATGAAGGTCCGGCCCCTATTGTTAATGATGAGGGTCTGTGCGATACAATAGAGCGCATTGCAAAAAAGAATCATTTCAGTATAAAACATGTCGAAACCAATATGATCAGTGATGATTTTTCATGCTATTTGGAAGCGAATGAAAAGGCGGCGGGGATGTACCTTAAAGTAGGAACAGGAGAAGGACATCCGCTTCACAATTCCGGGTTTACGGTGGATATTGCCGCGATAGAAATTGCGGCAGGGCTATTGACCGATATCTTACTGGAAGCAGTCAGATAG